The sequence below is a genomic window from Elusimicrobiales bacterium.
AAACGAGCGCATCGCCGCCAAGCAGGAGCTGGAAAACACGGTCAGCGCCGCGCAGGAGGAGGTTTTCCTGCGCACCTATTCGCTGGTGGGGCTGGACGCCCGCTGCGATATGCTGCTGTGGATGGCCGCGCCCGACATAAGGCTTATCCAGAAGGCCTGGTCGCGCATTTCCACCTCCGGCGCGGGCAGGTATTTCACGCCGGCGATGTGCTTTATCGGGCTTTTCACCCTGCCGGAGCAGCCGCCCGCCAGAAACTGCGCGGGCGGGGTGCCGGCGGGGCTGTTCGGCAAGTACCGCTACATGCTGCTGCACCCGCTGGTGCGGGCGCATGCCTGGCACGAGCTTTCC
It includes:
- a CDS encoding chlorite dismutase family protein; this encodes MEKKSRQSDIRYANFLFLKAAPEFRRLLSNERIAAKQELENTVSAAQEEVFLRTYSLVGLDARCDMLLWMAAPDIRLIQKAWSRISTSGAGRYFTPAMCFIGLFTLPEQPPARNCAGGVPAGLFGKYRYMLLHPLVRAHAWHELSQPERDKFLAERQAALSRFPGVAEHFFHSYGMDEQEHIVVREADALEDLALASRDLRELRIKQFALRDTPNMLCVGADLAEILDSLG